A stretch of DNA from Microlunatus capsulatus:
CGCCGTGGCGACCGGGTCGGTCAACCTCGGCCAGGGCTTCCCCGACACCGACGGGCCCGACTGGATGCTGGGCGCGGCCCGGCAGGCGATCGCCGACGGCGTGAACCAGTACCCGCCGGGCCGCGGCATCGCGCCGCTGCGGCAGGCCGTCGTCGACCACAGCCGCCGCCACCACGGGCTGGAGTACGACCCGGACACCGAGGTGGTCATCACCACCGGCGCCACCGAGGCGCTCGCCGCGGCCATGCTCGCCTTCGTCGACCCGGGCGACGAGGTGGTGGCGCTGGAGCCCTTCTACGACTCCTACGCCGCCTCCATCGACCTGGCCGGCGGCACCCGGGTGGGGGTCGGGCTGTTCGGCCCGGACTTCCGGCTGGACCACGCCGAGCTGGCCGCCGCCTTCACCGACCGCACCAAGCTGGTGCTCGTCAACTCCCCGCACAACCCCACCGGCACGGTGCTGGGCCGCGACGACCTGGCCGAGATCGCCCGGCTGGCGGTGGCGCACGACGTCCTCGTGGTCTGCGACGAGGTCTACGAGCACCTGGTCTTCGACGACGCCGAGCACGTCCCGCTGGCCACCTTCCCGGGGATGCGGGAGCGGACGCTGCGGATCTCCTCCTCGGGGAAGACCTTCTCGGCCACCGGCTGG
This window harbors:
- a CDS encoding pyridoxal phosphate-dependent aminotransferase, which gives rise to MASAWKAERVRSATTTIFAEMSALAVATGSVNLGQGFPDTDGPDWMLGAARQAIADGVNQYPPGRGIAPLRQAVVDHSRRHHGLEYDPDTEVVITTGATEALAAAMLAFVDPGDEVVALEPFYDSYAASIDLAGGTRVGVGLFGPDFRLDHAELAAAFTDRTKLVLVNSPHNPTGTVLGRDDLAEIARLAVAHDVLVVCDEVYEHLVFDDAEHVPLATFPGMRERTLRISSSGKTFSATGWKIGWALGPAELVTELTAVKQFLTYVSGAPFQPAVARALDEGDAWVEANRVSLQGKRDRLAAGLRSVGLDPVVPQGTYFMTTDVRPLGYDDGVAFCRDLPHRCGVVAIPHQVFYDDVEAGRPYVRWAFCKEDAVLDEAVRRLGGLTA